A single window of Labeo rohita strain BAU-BD-2019 chromosome 4, IGBB_LRoh.1.0, whole genome shotgun sequence DNA harbors:
- the cdc123 gene encoding cell division cycle protein 123 homolog produces MKKEQVVNCQFSVWYPLFKKHTIKSLVLPIPQNVIDYLLDDGTLVVSGSENNNLQSQTNNSDSDEEDIQWTDDETTTAVTAPEFPEFNIKVQEAINVLGGCVFPKLNWSAPRDANWIALNSSLQCQSLSDIFLLFKSSDFITHDLTQPFLHCSDDSPDPTINYELVLRKWSELLPGAEFRCFVKENKVIAISQRDYTQHYHHIAKHEDSISSSILDFFRDHIQYQFPDEDFVLDVYRDCSGRVWLIDFNPFGEVTDSLLFTWEELTSGKNLTANQTQEDSTLEGPAFRYTTSEVTVQPSPCLSYRIPRDFLDLTTGEDAYKLIDFLKLKKGQQDEEESSDEEGEGS; encoded by the exons ATGAAGAAAGAGCAGGTTGTAAACTGTCAGTTTTCGGTTTGGTATCCTTTATTTAAGAAACACACAATTAAGAG CTTGGTTCTACCTATACCTCAAAATGTAATCGATTATTTATTAGATGACGGGACGCTTGTGGTTTCTGGGAG TGAGAACAACAATTTGCAATCACAGACTAATAACAGTGACTCGGATGAGGAGGACATTCAG TGGACTGACGATGAAACCACAACAGCAGTTACG GCCCCAGAATTTCCAGAGTTCAACATAAAGGTACAAGAGGCAATAAACGTTCTAGGTGGGTGCGTCTTCCCAAAGCTGAACTGGAGCGCCCCACGG GATGCTAACTGGATTGCCCTGAACAGTTCCTTACAGTGTCAGAGTCTAAGCGACATCTTCCTCCTTTTCAAAAGTTCAGATTTCATCACGCATGACCTAACACAGCC ATTTCTTCACTGTAGTGATGATTCTCCAGATCCAACTATAAACTATGAG CTGGTGTTGAGAAAATGGAGCGAGCTCCTTCCAGGAGCGGAATTCCGCTGCTttgtgaaagaaaacaaagtaaTTG caATCAGTCAGAGAGATTACACACAACATTACCATCACATCGCCAAACATGAGGACAGCATCTCCTCCTCTATACTGGATTTCTTCAGAGATCACATTCAATACCAGTTCCCAGATGAGGACT tTGTCCTGGATGTTTACAGAGACTGCTCA gGACGCGTGTGGTTGATTGATTTCAACCCGTTTGGTGAAGTCACAGACTCTTTGCTTTTCACATGGGAGGAGCTAACATCTGGCAAAAATCTCACAGCCAATCAAACGCAAGAAGACTCAACACTG gaagGACCTGCGTTCCGGTACACCACCAGTGAAGTCACGGTGCAGCCCAGCCCATGTCTGTCCTACAGAATCCCACGAGACTTCCTAGACCTGACCACAGGAGAAGATGCCTATAAGCTCATTGATTTTCTTAAGCTG AAGAAGGGTCAGCAGGATGAGGAGGAGTCGTCTGATGAAGAAGGCGAAGGATCTTAA
- the nudt5 gene encoding ADP-sugar pyrophosphatase — MSSPKKATTEPQVIKEELIASGQWVKLEKTTYVDPSGSTRTWETAKRTTRVANSAADGVAIIALLKRTLHKDCVVMVKQFRPPMGCNTLEFPAGLIDDNETVETAALRELKEETGYKGEVVGVTPVTCLDPGLSNCTTQMVMVHINGDDIENINPTQQLGDGEFVEVILLPLDEFQQKIDELLQKEKIVVDSKVYIYAMGMSQAYFKPRELPVLKQ; from the exons ATGAGCTCCCCTAAGAAAGCGACTACTGAACCTCAAGTCATCAAAGAGGAG cTGATTGCAAGTGGACAATGGGTGAAGCTTGAGAAGACCACATATGTGGATCCCTCTGGAAGCACCAG AACATGGGAAACCGCAAAGAGAACAACCCGAGTCGCAAACAGTGCAGCCGATG GTGTGGCAATCATTGCCCTTCTGAAGAGGACTCTACATAAAGACTGTGTCGTAATGGTGAAGCAGTTTCGACCACCCATGGGATGCAACACACTGGAGTTTCCCGCAG GTCTGATAGATGACAATGAGACTGTTGAaactgctgctctgagagaacTAAAGGAGGAAACGGGTTACAAAGGAGAAGTAGTGGGTGTTACTCCAG TCACATGTTTAGACCCAGGCTTGTCTAACTGCACCACACAGATGGTGATGGTACATATCAATGGAGATGACATTGAAAATATAAACCCCACTCAACAGCTGG GTGATGGAg AATTTGTAGAGGTTATTCTTCTACCCCTGGATGAATTTCAGCAAAAAATTGATG aGCTGCTGCAGAAAGAGAAAATCGTGGTGGACTCCAAGGTGTATATTTATGCTATGGGAATGTCGCAGGCCTACTTTAAACCCAGAGAGTTGCCTGTGCTGAAGCAGTGA
- the mcm10 gene encoding protein MCM10 homolog, with translation MTEEENLDMLLSLFAESESQEQEAPAAGEGSDNLDDLFDEDDDGDPYIEPEEEEEEDVAPGKSSSAEGDSGLNKSQEDLEAELKLMQQKMQKLQQQLEASQKTAQPENKPSVKKQTKSLTSPQGVSKTPPPKRRDSDGSPPSDVTAKLKNKQRMAHQPKTATSERQTPIGQSMNNCPSQPIRESAKVNSTLKSPPPIKTPPTVRQATPRPSVSQEVAVEKFSGLRLRKPRLSSIDIEQKMASRRLIKLSQLPDRLARDNLEDSDWVTFAVVINKITPQSKNNGKTFSIWKLNDLHNLEVNVSLFLFGSVHTDLWKTDTGTVIGILNPNPMKNKDGSNELCLTVDHPQKVLIIGEAMDFGTCKAKKKNGDSCTQLVNLYECQYCQYHVKAQYKKMSSKRAELQSSFTGSAPGKGRGRGSLRERLCQSDFHYGGMSSLACAPSMSAPQPKKQPTIQSVLASIPTKKLVLNSGEVSGCSDDFKGLMCMPTPGALNIKKHLGQAKNTAVAGSSVQSISASDLLKQQKEQHQERMLARKKRAEEIQKRVLQNSAPSQPNVSRGPLLSPKAALEVPKGSPGITSRLSGPPVPTLGRGFSEGEDILLDLSPPSSKGLSATKLAAMRKLQAKGSVIIKDDPNAVKRKRASSDDIADRVERNLSTSKVSDENSTAEEEPAQKKRREQLEYIQSEEFQRILNAKSSNSWMMGEIEERAMQEYFEPLVQKEKMEEKMKSIREMKCRAVTCKTCKYTHFKPADRCVEEKHDYHWHDAIKRFFKCPCGQRKICLARMPHGACSHCGLFKWERDGMLKEKKGPKIGGELLMTRGEEQPKFLNSLK, from the exons ATGACAG AGGAGGAGAATCTGGACATGTTGCTGTCTTTATTTGCGGAGAGTGAGAGCCAGGAACAGGAAGCTCCTGCCGCTGGAGAGGGCAGTGACAATCTGGACGACCTCTTTGATGAGGACGATGACGGCGATCCCTATATTGAGccggaggaggaagaggaagaagacgTGGCACCTGGAAAATCCAGCTCAGCTGAGGGGGACAGTGGCTTGAATAAGTCGCAGGAAGATCTGGAGG CCGAGCTGAAATTAATGCAGCAGAAGATGCAAAAACTACAGCAGCAGCTGGAAGCCTCACAGAAGACTGCACAGCCTGAAAACAAACCCTCCGTtaagaaacagactaaatccTTAACATCACCTCAGGGGGTTTCCAAAACTCCTCCACCAAAACGACGGGACAGCGATGGCTCTCCTCCATCAGATGTCACGGCAAAGCTGAAAAACAAGCAGAGGATGGCTCACCAACCTAAAACAG CCACCTCAGAAAGGCAGACTCCTATTGGCCAGAGTATGAACAACTGCCCATCTCAGCCAATAAGAGAAAGCGCAAAAGTAAACAGCACTTTAAAGTCACCGCCCCCTATTAAGACTCCTCCCACTGTgcgtcaagccacgccccgtcCATCTGTCAGTCAAGAGGTTGCCGTCGAGAAATTTTCAGGTCTCAGACTCAG GAAGCCACGCCTATCTTCCATAGACATTGAGCAAAAAATGGCCAGCCGCAGACTGATCAAGCTCTCTCAGTTGCCCGATCGACTGGCCAGGGACAATTTAGAGGACAGTGACTGGGTCACTTTCGCAGTGGTGATAAATAAAATCACCCCACAGAGCAAAAACAAT ggaAAAACTTTCAGCATCTGGAAGCTGAATGACCTTCATAATCTGGAAGTGAACGTGTCTCTCTTCCTGTTCGGGTCTGTTCACACAGATCTGTGGAAGACTGACACTGGGACAGTGATTGGCATCCTCAATCCCAACCCAATGAAGAACAAGGATGGTTCCAATgag CTCTGCCTGACAGTGGATCACCCACAGAAGGTCCTTATAATAGGAGAAGCCATGGACTTTGGCACATGCAAGGCTAAAAAGAAGAACGGAGATTCTTGCACTCAGCTAGTCAACTTG TACGAATGCCAGTACTGCCAGTACCACGTTAAAGCCCAGTACAAGAAAATGAGCTCAAAGAGGGCGGAGCTTCAGTCCAGCTTCACAGGCTCCGCCCCTGGCAAAGGAAGGGGGCGGGGCAGCTTGAGGGAGCGCCTGTGCCAATCTGATTTCCACTACGGCGGCATGTCCTCGCTCGCCTGTGCGCCCTCGAT gtctGCCCCACAGCCAAAGAAACAACCCACTATACAGTCTGTTTTGGCATCTATCCCAACTAAGAAACTTG TTCTAAATTCAGGTGAGGTGTCGGGCTGTTCAGACGACTTCAAAGGCCTGATGTGTATGCCGACGCCTGGAGCtcttaatattaagaaacatTTAGGACAAGCCAAGAATACAG ctgTTGCAGGATCTTCAGTTCAGTCTATATCTGCATCTGACCTGCTCAAGCAGCAGAAAGAACAGCACCAGGAGAGAATGTTGGCTCGAAAGAAGCGGGCGGAAGAGATTCAGAAGAG GGTGCTTCAGAATAGTGCTCCCTCCCAGCCGAATGTAAGCAGGGGTCCCTTGCTCTCCCCGAAAGCAGCCTTAGAGGTTCCAAAAGGGTCGCCCGGCATCACGTCCCGTCTCTCAGGCCCTCCTGTGCCTACGCTAGGCCGTGGCTTTTCAGAAGGAGAGGACATCCTCCTTGATCTGTCTCCACCTTCATCAAAGGGCCTCTCAGCCACAAAG TTGGCAGCCATGAGGAAACTCCAAGCTAAAGGCTCCGTTATCATTAAAGATGACCCGAATGCTGTAAAACGCAAGCGAGCCAGCAGCGATGACATCGCAGATCGAGTAGAGCGGAATCTCTCCACATCTAAAG TATCAGATGAAAACTCAACTGCTGAGGAGGAGCCAGCTCAGAAAAAGAGGCGGGAACAGCTAGAGTACATCCAATCGGAGGAGTTTCAGCGCATCCTCAACGCCAAGTCCTCAAACTCATGGATGATGGGAGAG ATTGAGGAACGGGCCATGCAGGAGTATTTTGAGCCGCTGGTGCAAAAAGAAAAGATGGAGGAGAAGATGAAGAGCATCAGGGAAATGAAGTGTCGGGCCGTCACCTGCAAAACC TGTAAATACACCCACTTTAAACCAGCCGACCGCTGTGTGGAGGAAAAACACGACTACCACTGGCACGACGCCATCAAGCGCTTCTTCAAATGCCCCTGTGGGCAGAGAAAGATCTGCCTGGCACGGATGCCACATGGAGCCTGCAG CCATTGTGGCCTTTTTAAGTGGGAGAGAGATGGCATGTTAAAG GAGAAAAAGGGACCCAAAATAGGAGGAGAGCTACTGATGACACGCGGAGAGGAACAGCCCAAATTCCTCAACAGTTTAAAGTAG